In one window of Posidoniimonas corsicana DNA:
- a CDS encoding GlsB/YeaQ/YmgE family stress response membrane protein: MDLFGVISWILFGLAVGAIARLLMPGRQRLGWLMTITLGVVGSFVGGALSTLLFASSDSFVRPSGWIMSILGAVVVLLAYLRTTVAED; encoded by the coding sequence ATGGACCTCTTCGGAGTGATCTCGTGGATCCTGTTCGGGCTTGCCGTCGGAGCAATCGCGCGGCTGCTGATGCCGGGCCGCCAACGTCTGGGTTGGCTGATGACCATAACGCTCGGCGTGGTCGGCTCGTTCGTGGGCGGGGCGTTGTCGACGCTGCTGTTCGCGAGCAGCGACTCGTTCGTCCGCCCGAGCGGCTGGATCATGTCGATCCTGGGCGCCGTGGTTGTGCTGCTGGCCTACCTGCGGACGACGGTCGCTGAGGACTAG
- a CDS encoding DoxX family protein, which produces MTVLCIVLMRLAAGYHFFSEGMKKFEPDQIKKTEGFLRGATGPMGDYFNSFAPGPHRAYELLNRPHKWDSLAEEEEAEINKWQGEYSKYLAEVRNRNKPIEAKNKEIAKSGEGEPDELELVDTQFPPHGSYGDWARQIVADWEGQLEEFASRAKLDDQGQHLAERAYLRAKIKLGQYLESIEQEVEEYQHELWRLEELKHEVHNEGGSLPYMDDRIADQQRSAAATPLPWIAEVGAIEKRLHEDLLELAPEGAEPEKVVAALHPTTELDQVNTIVTWVVVGSGALLFVGLFTRVAAVVAAGFLCSVIATQPPWVYGANTQFFYYQLFEVTGLLLLAAVGAGRWLGIDGLIGACCCGEKCETKTT; this is translated from the coding sequence TTGACCGTCCTCTGTATCGTGTTGATGCGGCTGGCAGCCGGCTACCACTTCTTCTCCGAAGGGATGAAGAAGTTTGAGCCGGACCAGATCAAGAAGACCGAGGGATTCCTCCGCGGCGCCACCGGGCCCATGGGGGACTACTTCAACTCCTTCGCGCCTGGCCCGCACCGCGCCTACGAGTTGCTAAACCGCCCGCACAAGTGGGACAGCCTCGCCGAAGAGGAGGAGGCGGAGATCAACAAGTGGCAGGGCGAGTACTCGAAGTACCTGGCCGAGGTCCGCAACCGGAACAAGCCGATCGAGGCGAAGAACAAAGAGATCGCCAAGAGCGGCGAAGGCGAGCCTGATGAGCTGGAGCTAGTTGACACGCAGTTCCCGCCGCACGGGTCCTACGGCGATTGGGCGCGGCAGATCGTGGCCGACTGGGAGGGCCAGCTCGAAGAGTTCGCCAGCCGGGCGAAGCTCGACGATCAGGGGCAGCACCTCGCCGAGCGGGCCTACCTCCGGGCCAAGATCAAGCTGGGCCAGTACCTCGAGTCGATCGAGCAGGAAGTCGAAGAGTACCAGCACGAGTTGTGGCGGCTGGAGGAGCTGAAGCACGAGGTCCACAACGAGGGGGGCAGCCTCCCCTACATGGACGACCGCATTGCCGATCAGCAGCGGTCGGCGGCCGCGACCCCGCTGCCGTGGATCGCCGAGGTTGGCGCGATCGAGAAGCGGCTGCACGAGGACTTGCTGGAGCTGGCGCCCGAGGGTGCCGAGCCCGAGAAAGTGGTCGCGGCGCTGCACCCCACGACCGAGCTCGACCAGGTGAACACGATCGTCACCTGGGTGGTGGTTGGGTCGGGCGCGTTGCTGTTCGTCGGCCTGTTCACCCGCGTCGCGGCGGTGGTGGCGGCCGGGTTCCTGTGCTCGGTGATCGCGACGCAGCCGCCGTGGGTCTACGGCGCCAACACGCAGTTCTTCTACTACCAGCTGTTCGAAGTCACCGGGCTGCTGCTGTTGGCCGCGGTCGGCGCTGGCCGCTGGCTCGGCATCGACGGCCTGATCGGGGCCTGCTGCTGCGGCGAGAAATGCGAAACAAAAACGACCTAG
- the cysK gene encoding cysteine synthase A encodes MPRNRTYDNAATCIGDTPMIKINRLVPEGHATVFAKCEFFQPLNSVKDRIGAAMIEAGERDGKINADTHIIEPTSGNTGIALAFVCAAKGYKLTLTMPESMSLERRALLRAMGAELVLTPAADGMKGAIGKAAELAESGENTFLPQQFENPANPAIHEATTGPEIWEDSGHNIDAIVAGVGTGGTITGASRYLKGQNPAFKAIAVEPADSPVIGGGSPGPHKIQGIGAGFIPGNLDTSLVDEVVTVTNEEAFLWARRLAKEEGIMAGISSGANMCVAAKVAARPDMAGKRIVTIMCSLGERYLSTPLFEGLTG; translated from the coding sequence ATGCCACGCAATCGCACGTACGACAACGCCGCCACCTGCATCGGCGACACGCCGATGATCAAGATCAACCGGCTGGTCCCGGAGGGGCACGCCACGGTGTTCGCGAAGTGCGAGTTCTTCCAGCCGCTCAACAGCGTCAAGGACCGGATCGGCGCCGCGATGATCGAGGCCGGCGAGCGTGACGGCAAGATCAACGCCGACACCCACATCATCGAGCCAACCAGCGGCAACACCGGCATCGCGTTGGCGTTTGTCTGCGCCGCCAAGGGCTACAAGCTGACCCTAACGATGCCCGAGTCGATGTCCCTGGAACGCCGGGCGCTATTGCGGGCGATGGGTGCCGAGCTGGTGCTTACCCCGGCGGCCGACGGCATGAAGGGCGCGATCGGCAAGGCGGCCGAGCTGGCCGAGTCGGGCGAGAACACCTTCCTGCCGCAGCAATTCGAGAACCCGGCCAACCCCGCCATCCACGAGGCCACCACCGGGCCGGAGATCTGGGAAGACAGCGGGCACAACATCGACGCCATCGTGGCCGGCGTGGGCACCGGCGGCACCATTACCGGCGCCAGCCGCTACTTGAAGGGGCAGAACCCGGCGTTCAAGGCGATCGCCGTCGAACCGGCGGACTCGCCCGTGATCGGCGGCGGCTCTCCCGGACCGCACAAGATCCAGGGCATTGGCGCCGGCTTCATCCCGGGCAACCTCGACACGTCGCTGGTGGACGAGGTCGTGACCGTTACCAACGAGGAGGCCTTCCTCTGGGCCCGCCGGTTGGCCAAGGAGGAGGGCATCATGGCCGGCATCTCTAGCGGCGCCAACATGTGCGTGGCGGCCAAGGTAGCGGCCCGCCCGGACATGGCCGGCAAGCGGATTGTCACGATCATGTGCAGCCTGGGCGAGCGGTACCTGTCGACGCCGCTGTTCGAGGGGCTGACCGGCTGA
- a CDS encoding peptidase domain-containing ABC transporter encodes MKRAPSQSVSTLAGVLVRLSRECGAPVEHLRAEQLLRETQEAWPGDEAHRWSEWLAEACQSLNLRAREAALSIDEARRLADDGAAVAGLWREGEGPIVLLAGDLVAEGEIDAQSKAKAKTLAEAADASPDPRRWLIVEHAETVDAAHNPRFAHRPVARLAELLRPEWDDIWIILAFAFVAGLLSLSTPIAVEALVNTVAFGRLLQPVVVLATLLFGFLAFAGVMQAMQTYVAEVIQRRLFARIAADLAYRLPSIDKSKLGGAYAPELTNRFLDVVTLQKVVAQLLLDGVNLVLATLVGMTVLAFYHPWLLGFDVILMGLVVGGLVTLGRGAVRTGIDESKYKYRLTAWFEDLTRCGTAFKPAGGAEFAADRASLLTTNYLERRQSHFSVLFRQIIFVLGLQAVAGTILLGAGGWLVIQGQLSLGQLVAAELIVSTILGSLAKTGKHLEGFYDLVAAVDKLGVLFDLPLERHDGLLQFQTPEEGLRISLRDIRVPGARGLLGRGLSLEVSAGDRVAVVGPAGSGKSTLCGMMYGSVDPPAGRLTIAGVAPTDLRPDVLRDAIALAAEPEVFEGTIADNVHLRRRRVGTNKCRDALEAVGLLDDCLSLEQGIDTPLTPAAAPLSGSQQRLLMIARAVAADPKLLLVDGTLDGLPDEQLESALEALLDADRTWTLVVTTGRRDLAERIGSVLALTEAQVPAGLAGATRETGE; translated from the coding sequence ATGAAACGCGCCCCGTCCCAATCCGTTTCCACCCTCGCCGGCGTGCTGGTGCGGCTGAGCCGCGAGTGCGGCGCGCCGGTGGAGCACCTCCGCGCCGAGCAGCTGCTCCGCGAGACCCAAGAGGCATGGCCCGGCGACGAGGCGCACCGCTGGTCGGAGTGGCTGGCCGAGGCCTGCCAGAGCCTCAACCTGCGGGCGAGGGAGGCCGCGCTCAGTATCGACGAGGCGCGGCGCCTGGCCGATGACGGCGCGGCTGTCGCAGGCCTGTGGAGAGAAGGCGAGGGCCCGATTGTGCTGCTAGCGGGTGATCTTGTCGCCGAAGGCGAGATCGACGCCCAGTCCAAGGCCAAGGCCAAGACCCTGGCCGAAGCCGCCGACGCGTCCCCTGATCCGCGGCGGTGGCTGATTGTCGAGCACGCCGAAACCGTCGACGCGGCGCACAACCCGCGGTTCGCCCACCGGCCGGTTGCCCGGCTCGCGGAGCTGCTGCGGCCCGAGTGGGACGACATCTGGATCATCCTCGCATTCGCGTTCGTCGCGGGCCTCCTCAGCCTGTCGACGCCGATCGCGGTCGAGGCGCTCGTTAATACGGTCGCGTTCGGCCGGCTGCTGCAGCCGGTCGTGGTGCTGGCGACCCTGCTGTTCGGGTTCCTCGCGTTCGCCGGCGTGATGCAGGCGATGCAGACGTACGTTGCGGAGGTGATCCAGCGTCGGCTATTCGCCCGCATCGCGGCCGACCTGGCTTACCGCCTCCCATCGATCGACAAGTCAAAGCTCGGGGGCGCCTACGCACCGGAGCTCACCAACCGGTTCCTCGATGTGGTCACGCTGCAGAAGGTGGTGGCGCAGCTGCTGCTGGACGGCGTGAACCTGGTGCTGGCGACCCTGGTCGGCATGACCGTGCTCGCGTTCTACCACCCCTGGCTGCTCGGGTTCGACGTGATCCTGATGGGCCTAGTCGTTGGCGGGCTGGTGACCCTGGGCCGCGGCGCGGTCAGGACCGGCATCGACGAGTCCAAGTACAAGTACCGCTTGACCGCCTGGTTCGAGGACCTGACCCGCTGCGGCACCGCGTTCAAACCGGCCGGTGGGGCCGAATTCGCCGCCGACCGGGCGAGCCTCCTCACCACGAACTACCTGGAACGCCGGCAGTCGCACTTCAGCGTGCTGTTCCGCCAGATCATTTTCGTGCTGGGGTTGCAGGCGGTCGCCGGCACCATCCTGCTCGGCGCCGGCGGCTGGCTGGTCATCCAGGGTCAGCTTTCGCTGGGCCAGCTCGTCGCGGCCGAGCTCATCGTCTCGACGATCCTGGGGTCGCTCGCCAAGACCGGCAAGCACCTCGAGGGTTTCTACGACCTGGTTGCGGCGGTCGACAAGCTGGGCGTGCTGTTCGACCTGCCGCTCGAGCGGCACGACGGGCTGCTTCAATTCCAAACCCCCGAGGAAGGGCTGCGCATCTCACTGCGAGACATCCGCGTGCCGGGCGCCCGTGGGCTGCTAGGACGGGGACTGTCACTGGAGGTGTCCGCCGGCGACCGTGTGGCGGTTGTGGGCCCGGCCGGGTCTGGCAAATCCACCCTGTGCGGCATGATGTACGGGTCGGTCGATCCTCCTGCGGGGCGTCTCACGATTGCCGGCGTCGCGCCGACGGACCTGCGGCCCGACGTGCTTCGCGACGCGATCGCGCTGGCCGCTGAACCAGAGGTGTTCGAAGGGACCATCGCCGACAACGTCCACCTGAGGCGGCGGCGTGTCGGCACCAACAAGTGCCGGGACGCGCTCGAAGCGGTCGGCCTGCTCGACGACTGCCTCAGCCTTGAGCAGGGAATCGACACCCCGCTCACGCCCGCCGCGGCGCCCCTGAGCGGCAGCCAGCAGCGGCTGCTGATGATCGCTCGCGCCGTGGCGGCAGACCCGAAGCTGCTGCTGGTCGACGGGACCCTCGACGGCCTCCCCGACGAGCAGCTCGAGTCCGCGCTCGAGGCGCTGCTGGACGCCGACCGTACCTGGACGCTGGTCGTGACCACCGGACGACGCGATCTCGCGGAGCGGATCGGATCGGTGCTCGCGTTGACCGAGGCACAGGTTCCCGCCGGGCTGGCGGGCGCCACGAGAGAGACTGGAGAATAG
- a CDS encoding serine/threonine-protein kinase translates to MSTTILQQTRTISFQGDQKGNRCPNELYARYDELIQQEKLSWTEHLWMKRILGSGGQGVVYLSEQRGSDQFTLPVALKFFSPERYMDERAYVDAMRQMAAINSRVAQIQHDNLLDVQNFIERNRIRILQMEWIDGYDLDILLTAGMLERARERVSNRRWEYINNVIVTAGPVRPRLKPGMAVAIIRECLAGLAALHREEIVHGDMKPSNIMVKRTGNAKIIDIGSAVDLKNMPPDRTCTPQYAAPEVLERQEQSPRSDLCSLGYVLIEILAGQPLFAGINDFAKLLEAKRALPQRLKKILPAEVRHSDLLMTICRRLTAPDPTLRYVSAEDADTGLDGLAEFQRTLVRGDLASEYENELRVWLEELD, encoded by the coding sequence ATGAGCACTACGATCCTGCAGCAGACTCGCACGATCTCCTTCCAAGGAGATCAGAAGGGCAACCGCTGCCCGAACGAGCTCTACGCCCGGTACGACGAGCTCATCCAGCAAGAGAAGCTGAGCTGGACCGAGCACCTCTGGATGAAGCGGATCCTCGGCTCGGGCGGGCAAGGGGTCGTCTATTTGTCGGAGCAGCGCGGCTCCGACCAGTTCACCCTGCCGGTGGCGCTCAAGTTCTTCTCGCCCGAACGCTACATGGACGAGCGGGCCTACGTGGACGCGATGCGCCAGATGGCGGCAATCAACAGCCGCGTCGCCCAGATCCAGCACGACAACCTGCTGGACGTGCAGAACTTCATCGAACGCAACCGCATCCGCATCCTGCAGATGGAGTGGATCGACGGCTACGACCTCGACATCCTGCTCACCGCGGGCATGCTGGAGCGCGCCCGCGAGCGGGTCAGCAACCGCCGCTGGGAGTACATCAATAACGTGATCGTCACCGCGGGCCCGGTGCGCCCGCGGCTCAAGCCCGGCATGGCCGTGGCGATCATCCGCGAGTGCCTTGCGGGGCTTGCCGCGCTGCACCGCGAAGAGATCGTGCACGGCGATATGAAGCCGTCCAACATCATGGTCAAGCGCACCGGCAACGCGAAGATCATCGATATCGGCTCGGCGGTCGACCTCAAGAACATGCCGCCGGACCGCACCTGCACGCCGCAGTACGCCGCTCCGGAAGTGCTGGAGCGGCAGGAGCAGTCCCCCCGTTCCGACCTGTGCAGCCTGGGCTATGTGCTGATCGAGATCCTCGCCGGGCAGCCGCTGTTCGCCGGCATCAACGACTTCGCCAAGCTGCTGGAGGCCAAGCGCGCGCTGCCCCAGCGGCTCAAGAAAATCCTCCCCGCCGAAGTCCGCCACAGCGACCTCCTCATGACGATCTGCCGGCGGCTCACCGCGCCGGACCCCACGCTCCGCTATGTCAGCGCCGAGGACGCCGACACCGGCCTGGACGGCCTGGCCGAATTCCAGCGCACCCTCGTCCGCGGCGACCTGGCGAGCGAGTACGAGAACGAGCTCCGCGTCTGGCTCGAAGAACTCGACTGA
- a CDS encoding Gfo/Idh/MocA family protein → MHLTDEERKIGKDNYDRVIGTTRRDFFKDLGGAGLVTGAAAGAYYFGYKETIGGDRLRVGVIGTGDEGNVLIGALNPEYIEVKAIADPRPYSQHRAFHGDQYSPSAAKARKGLMAVYGWKSEDEAKKNVDVYADYKELLERDDIEAVIIATPLFLHDVVAIDAMRSGKHVLTEKLMAHSVRQCKEMARVAEKENKLLATGHQRHYSILYANAVDTIRRGVIGDIHHIRAQWHRGNLPGNDSWRPDLPTEMLTPSQISAAERKAKANGGAAGLQAWRDEYHMLRELVKWQAQLSKLKNDSKAKESDILAWERKVAQKEAQMDDYGLDATNYGYREYQVPEGEYVCSPIEEMIRWRLWDRTGGGLMAELGSHQLDASGIFISSQFDGKTKVRPLTVTAVGGRHIFPPNRDVDDHVYCTYEYPGRGYFEDNDPKTEQVADENKKVVVTYSSINGNGYGGYGEVVLGTEGTLILEREQETLLFGTRGTSTKVSVNKENALTDSYETGGAAVAQSVGQLASADVSRGYTEEIEHWAWCIRNGEPASTLHCNPKVALADAVIALVSNQAIREKTRIDFDPEWFDPNSDAVPEGPAPKKADDIKVSVT, encoded by the coding sequence ATGCATCTGACCGACGAAGAGCGGAAGATCGGCAAGGACAACTACGACCGAGTCATCGGCACGACCCGGCGCGACTTCTTCAAGGACCTGGGAGGCGCCGGGTTGGTGACCGGCGCCGCGGCCGGCGCATACTACTTCGGGTACAAGGAGACCATCGGCGGCGACCGGCTCCGGGTCGGCGTGATCGGCACCGGCGACGAGGGCAACGTGCTGATCGGCGCGCTGAACCCCGAGTACATCGAGGTCAAGGCGATCGCCGACCCCCGCCCCTACAGCCAGCACCGGGCCTTCCACGGCGACCAGTACAGCCCCTCGGCCGCCAAGGCGCGCAAGGGCCTGATGGCGGTCTACGGCTGGAAGTCGGAGGACGAGGCCAAGAAGAACGTCGACGTCTACGCCGACTACAAGGAGCTGCTCGAGCGCGACGACATCGAGGCGGTCATCATCGCCACGCCGCTCTTCTTGCACGACGTGGTCGCCATCGACGCGATGCGGTCCGGCAAGCACGTACTGACCGAGAAGCTGATGGCCCACAGCGTGCGGCAGTGCAAGGAGATGGCCCGCGTCGCAGAGAAAGAAAACAAGCTGTTGGCGACCGGCCACCAGCGTCACTACAGCATCCTGTACGCCAACGCGGTCGACACCATCCGCCGCGGCGTGATTGGCGACATCCACCACATCCGCGCCCAGTGGCACCGCGGCAACCTGCCCGGCAACGACAGCTGGCGGCCCGACCTGCCCACCGAGATGCTGACCCCGAGCCAGATCTCGGCGGCAGAACGGAAGGCGAAAGCCAACGGCGGCGCCGCTGGCCTGCAGGCGTGGCGCGACGAGTACCACATGCTCCGTGAGTTAGTGAAGTGGCAAGCGCAGCTTTCCAAGCTGAAAAACGATAGCAAAGCCAAGGAGTCGGATATCCTGGCCTGGGAACGGAAGGTCGCCCAGAAGGAGGCCCAGATGGACGACTACGGCCTCGACGCGACCAACTACGGCTACCGCGAGTACCAGGTTCCGGAGGGCGAGTACGTCTGCTCGCCGATCGAGGAGATGATCCGCTGGCGGTTGTGGGACCGCACCGGCGGCGGCCTGATGGCCGAGCTGGGCAGCCACCAATTGGACGCGTCGGGCATCTTCATCAGCTCGCAGTTCGACGGCAAGACCAAGGTCCGACCGCTGACGGTCACCGCGGTGGGCGGCCGGCATATCTTCCCGCCGAACCGCGACGTCGACGATCACGTCTACTGCACCTACGAGTACCCCGGTCGCGGCTACTTCGAAGACAACGACCCGAAAACCGAGCAGGTGGCCGACGAGAACAAGAAGGTCGTCGTGACCTACTCGTCCATCAACGGAAATGGCTACGGCGGGTACGGCGAGGTCGTGCTGGGGACCGAGGGGACCCTGATCCTCGAGCGTGAGCAGGAGACCCTGCTGTTCGGCACCCGAGGCACGTCCACCAAGGTCAGCGTCAACAAGGAAAACGCCCTGACCGACAGCTACGAGACCGGCGGCGCAGCGGTGGCGCAGTCGGTGGGGCAGCTCGCTTCGGCCGACGTCAGCCGCGGCTACACGGAGGAGATCGAGCACTGGGCCTGGTGCATCCGCAACGGCGAGCCCGCCTCGACGCTGCACTGCAACCCGAAGGTCGCGCTGGCCGACGCCGTTATCGCGCTGGTCAGCAACCAGGCGATCCGCGAGAAGACCCGCATCGATTTCGACCCCGAGTGGTTCGACCCGAACAGCGACGCGGTCCCCGAGGGCCCGGCGCCCAAGAAGGCTGACGACATCAAGGTGTCGGTCACCTAA
- the lipA gene encoding lipoyl synthase, producing MTNLPSAKPTRPRLPEWLRRQPPSGGGLPVFNKTLNVVQTNELHTVCEEARCPNIHECWASGDATFMVAGKECTRGCRFCSVQTLKAPAAPEADEPHKLADAVERMRLAHVVITVVNRDDLPDGGADHYRRCVQAVHERCPHTTIELLGSDLAGDLAALEHLLTDSPLSVFAHNVECVERLDGAIRDPRASFGQSLAVLAHAKQLRPDMVTKSSLMVGLGETDDEILQAMRRLREAQVDLVTLGQYLAPGRPGERFVPVDRYVPPTTFDAWADAAREMGFKGVASGPLVRSSYKAGELLRAAAIAD from the coding sequence GTGACGAACCTCCCCTCCGCCAAGCCCACCCGCCCGCGTCTCCCCGAGTGGCTCCGCCGCCAGCCCCCCAGCGGTGGCGGCCTGCCGGTGTTCAACAAGACGCTCAACGTGGTGCAGACCAACGAGCTGCACACCGTCTGCGAGGAGGCCCGCTGCCCGAATATCCACGAGTGCTGGGCCAGCGGCGACGCCACCTTTATGGTGGCCGGCAAGGAGTGCACCCGCGGCTGCCGGTTCTGCTCGGTGCAGACGCTCAAGGCGCCCGCCGCTCCCGAGGCGGACGAGCCGCACAAGCTGGCCGACGCCGTCGAGCGGATGCGGCTGGCGCACGTAGTCATCACGGTGGTTAACCGCGACGACCTGCCCGACGGCGGCGCCGACCACTACCGCCGCTGCGTCCAGGCGGTGCACGAGCGTTGCCCCCACACCACGATTGAGCTCCTCGGCAGCGACCTGGCCGGCGACCTGGCGGCCCTCGAGCACCTGCTAACCGATTCCCCGTTGTCCGTGTTCGCGCACAACGTGGAGTGCGTCGAGCGGCTCGACGGCGCCATCCGGGACCCCCGGGCATCGTTCGGGCAGAGCCTGGCGGTGCTCGCCCACGCCAAGCAGCTCCGCCCCGACATGGTGACCAAGAGCAGCCTGATGGTCGGCCTCGGCGAGACCGACGACGAGATCCTGCAGGCAATGCGGCGGCTACGCGAAGCCCAAGTCGACCTCGTGACTCTCGGCCAGTACCTGGCGCCCGGCCGCCCCGGCGAGCGTTTCGTGCCGGTCGACCGCTACGTGCCGCCGACCACCTTCGACGCCTGGGCCGACGCCGCCCGCGAGATGGGCTTCAAGGGCGTCGCCTCCGGTCCGCTGGTCCGCAGCTCGTACAAGGCAGGCGAGTTGCTGCGGGCGGCAGCTATCGCTGATTGA
- a CDS encoding D-2-hydroxyacid dehydrogenase, which translates to MRIVLCYPVEQRHIERIQAAAPELEVVDAGQERIAELLPTADIYCGHAKVPVPWPETVSAGRLQWIQSSAAGMDHCLTPEVIASSITVSSASGVLADQVADHTLALLLGLLRSIPQFVEAQKKREFIRLPTRDLCGSTVGIVGFGANGRRLADVLAPFKTRIIATDYYPRDKPKTVDTLMPHDALHQLLPQCDVVILTAPLNDQTRGMIAAEQLGLMKPGAVLVNVARGPLVVESDLVDALESGHLGGAAVDVTEIEPLPVESRLWDAPSTLITPHVGGQKASRIDDMTDLLCLNLQRFADGKSPLNLVDKRLGFPTPEDSLRGYLKGR; encoded by the coding sequence GTGAGAATCGTCCTGTGTTACCCCGTCGAGCAGCGCCACATCGAGCGGATTCAGGCCGCCGCCCCGGAACTCGAAGTGGTGGACGCCGGCCAGGAGCGAATCGCCGAGCTGCTCCCTACGGCCGACATCTACTGCGGGCACGCCAAGGTCCCCGTGCCGTGGCCAGAAACAGTTTCCGCAGGCCGCCTGCAATGGATCCAATCGTCGGCGGCCGGCATGGACCACTGCCTGACGCCGGAGGTCATTGCTTCGAGCATCACGGTCTCTAGCGCTTCGGGCGTGTTGGCAGACCAGGTCGCCGACCACACGCTGGCGCTGCTGCTCGGCCTGCTCCGGTCGATCCCACAGTTTGTCGAAGCCCAGAAGAAACGCGAGTTCATCAGGCTGCCCACCCGCGACCTGTGCGGGTCGACCGTTGGCATTGTGGGTTTCGGCGCGAACGGGCGGCGGCTGGCGGACGTGCTTGCCCCGTTCAAGACGCGAATCATCGCGACCGACTACTACCCACGCGACAAGCCGAAGACGGTCGACACACTGATGCCACACGACGCGCTGCACCAGCTGCTGCCGCAGTGCGACGTCGTGATCCTCACGGCCCCGCTCAACGACCAGACCCGCGGCATGATTGCAGCTGAGCAGCTCGGCCTGATGAAGCCGGGCGCCGTGCTGGTGAATGTCGCCCGGGGGCCGTTGGTGGTCGAATCGGATCTGGTCGACGCGCTGGAGTCGGGCCACCTGGGGGGCGCCGCGGTTGACGTCACCGAGATCGAACCGTTGCCGGTGGAGAGCCGGCTGTGGGACGCGCCCAGCACGCTGATCACGCCCCACGTGGGGGGGCAGAAGGCGTCTCGCATCGACGACATGACCGATCTGCTCTGCCTGAACCTCCAGCGGTTTGCCGACGGGAAGTCGCCGCTCAACCTCGTCGACAAGCGGCTCGGGTTCCCGACCCCGGAGGACTCGCTCCGCGGATACCTGAAAGGCCGCTGA
- a CDS encoding helix-turn-helix transcriptional regulator → MPRLQSAQQSAQKNASSAPWTFLTNHTHVLVVLYCEPDLVLREVAARIGITERAVQRIVHELEEEGFLEHERLGRRNRYTVTSGKHLRHPVESHSTIEELLEVLAYQPDDGANAAKPRGNQ, encoded by the coding sequence GTGCCCCGCCTGCAATCCGCTCAACAGTCCGCGCAGAAGAACGCGTCTTCGGCGCCCTGGACCTTCCTGACGAACCACACGCACGTGCTTGTCGTGCTGTACTGCGAACCGGACCTCGTCCTCCGCGAGGTCGCGGCCCGGATTGGGATCACGGAGCGGGCCGTGCAGCGGATTGTGCACGAGCTCGAGGAGGAAGGGTTCCTGGAGCACGAGCGCCTTGGACGCCGGAATCGCTACACGGTCACCTCGGGCAAGCACTTGCGTCACCCGGTTGAGTCGCACTCCACTATCGAGGAACTGCTAGAGGTGCTCGCCTACCAACCGGACGATGGCGCCAACGCTGCGAAGCCGCGGGGGAACCAATGA